A region from the Streptomyces lydicus genome encodes:
- a CDS encoding FadR/GntR family transcriptional regulator: protein MSAEWRPVRQSRTHELVLERIEERVLAGELKAGDRLPPERELAPVLGVSRSALREALRVLETIGVLVAQAGRGPDAGARIVRNPDDALGRLLRLHFALGSYSLQDVLEARVVLERSSFEAAAEHAPAQDLDEAEALVARMKEPGVGADAFNDLDTRFHVAIARSSGNQLTSTLTSAVRESVRPLILRALETAEDWPATAGALNAEHTELLRLVRAGKGAKAADLVEAHIRGFHGTLVDEKPQADGAGEADRTGGGGDTDRAGGAPETSEAAREG, encoded by the coding sequence ATGTCTGCCGAATGGCGACCTGTACGGCAGTCGCGCACACATGAGCTGGTCCTCGAACGCATCGAGGAGCGGGTGCTCGCGGGCGAGCTGAAGGCCGGGGACCGGTTGCCGCCCGAGCGTGAGCTGGCACCGGTACTCGGAGTCAGCCGGTCCGCGCTGCGCGAGGCGCTGCGGGTGCTGGAGACGATCGGGGTGCTGGTCGCGCAGGCGGGCCGCGGGCCGGACGCGGGAGCCCGGATCGTACGGAACCCGGACGACGCGCTGGGCCGGCTGTTGCGCCTGCACTTCGCCCTGGGGAGCTACAGCCTGCAGGACGTGCTGGAGGCCCGGGTGGTGCTGGAGCGTTCCAGCTTCGAGGCGGCCGCGGAGCACGCTCCGGCACAGGACCTCGACGAGGCCGAAGCGCTCGTGGCGCGTATGAAGGAGCCCGGGGTGGGGGCCGACGCCTTCAACGACCTGGACACCCGGTTCCATGTCGCCATCGCCCGCAGCTCCGGCAATCAGCTCACCTCCACCCTCACCTCGGCCGTACGGGAGTCGGTGCGTCCGCTGATCCTGCGGGCGCTGGAGACGGCGGAGGACTGGCCGGCCACGGCGGGTGCGCTGAACGCCGAGCACACCGAGCTGCTGCGCCTGGTGCGTGCGGGCAAGGGCGCGAAGGCCGCCGATCTGGTCGAGGCGCATATCCGCGGCTTCCACGGGACGCTGGTTGACGAGAAGCCCCAGGCCGATGGGGCGGGCGAGGCGGACCGGACGGGTGGGGGAGGCGACACGGACCGGGCGGGTGGCGCGCCCGAGACATCCGAGGCGGCCCGGGAAGGCTGA
- a CDS encoding L-lactate permease, with the protein MATTPPAVLAAYTPDVASVGDSLTATALLGLVPLATFFVLLMAARRTALHSALGALLAALLVAVLGYGMPLRLGVLSATQGLAFGLFPVMLIVVAALWFYELTVVSNRFEDLRRSFNSVGRGDLRIQAMLIAFCFGGLLEALAGFGAPVAITAAMLMALGLPRLTSAVTVLVANTAPVAFGAMAIPITTAGTLTGIPAGDLAGVIGRQSPLLALFVPLLLLFLVDGRRGLRQLWPIALVTGSVFALAQFWCSAHFAYELTDVVAALAGFGAAVVMLRFWSPTTPDDQRSRVEAEPLTGRRVRLAVLPYLLVIAVFALAKLRIGGLDMPRLLGAATLQLNWPGLYGNLLGADGSPAGSAVYKLEVLANPGTLLLLSGLLVMLVYSRAKDSDRFPMTARTGLVCAGRTVRNMRTAIATVATVLALSYVMNQSGQTLAIGTWLAATGGFFAVLSPVLGWLGTAVTGSDTSSNALFATLQQTAGRAVGIDPTLLVAANTTGGVVGKLISPQNLTIAATAVGRPGTERILLRKVVGYSVAMLAVLCVLVALQSLPVLSWMVP; encoded by the coding sequence GTGGCCACCACACCGCCCGCCGTCCTGGCGGCCTACACCCCCGACGTGGCCTCCGTCGGGGACAGCCTCACCGCCACCGCGCTGCTGGGCCTGGTCCCCCTGGCGACCTTCTTCGTGCTACTGATGGCGGCCCGTCGCACCGCGCTGCACTCCGCCCTCGGCGCCCTGCTGGCCGCGCTGCTGGTCGCGGTCCTCGGCTACGGGATGCCCCTGCGGCTCGGCGTCCTGTCCGCCACCCAGGGTCTGGCCTTCGGCCTCTTCCCGGTGATGCTCATCGTGGTCGCGGCCCTCTGGTTCTACGAACTCACCGTGGTCAGCAACCGCTTCGAGGACCTGCGCCGCTCCTTCAACTCCGTCGGCCGCGGCGATCTGCGCATCCAGGCCATGCTCATCGCGTTCTGCTTCGGCGGACTCCTCGAAGCCCTCGCCGGATTCGGCGCCCCCGTCGCGATCACCGCCGCCATGCTGATGGCGCTCGGGCTGCCGCGGCTCACCTCGGCCGTGACCGTCCTGGTCGCCAACACCGCGCCCGTGGCCTTCGGCGCCATGGCCATCCCCATCACCACCGCGGGCACCCTCACCGGCATACCGGCCGGGGACCTCGCCGGCGTGATCGGCCGCCAGAGCCCGCTGCTCGCCCTCTTCGTCCCGTTGCTGCTGCTCTTCCTCGTCGACGGGCGGCGCGGCCTGCGGCAGTTGTGGCCCATCGCCCTGGTCACCGGATCGGTTTTCGCCCTCGCCCAGTTCTGGTGCTCGGCCCACTTCGCCTACGAGCTCACCGATGTCGTCGCCGCGCTCGCCGGTTTCGGCGCCGCCGTGGTCATGCTGCGCTTCTGGTCCCCCACGACGCCGGACGACCAGCGTTCCCGGGTCGAGGCCGAACCGCTGACCGGCCGCCGCGTCCGGCTGGCCGTCCTGCCGTACCTCCTGGTGATCGCGGTCTTCGCCCTCGCCAAGCTCCGCATCGGCGGACTCGACATGCCCCGGCTGCTCGGCGCCGCCACCCTCCAGCTCAACTGGCCCGGCCTGTACGGGAATCTCCTGGGCGCCGACGGTTCCCCCGCGGGCAGCGCGGTCTACAAGCTGGAGGTCCTGGCCAATCCCGGCACCCTGCTCCTGCTCTCCGGCCTCCTCGTGATGCTGGTCTACAGCCGCGCGAAGGACTCCGACCGCTTCCCGATGACCGCGCGCACGGGCCTGGTCTGCGCCGGGCGCACCGTGCGGAACATGCGGACCGCCATCGCCACGGTCGCCACCGTCCTGGCCCTGAGCTACGTGATGAACCAGTCGGGCCAGACCCTCGCGATCGGCACCTGGCTCGCCGCCACCGGCGGCTTCTTCGCCGTGCTCTCCCCGGTCCTCGGCTGGCTCGGCACCGCCGTCACCGGCTCCGACACCTCGTCGAACGCGTTGTTCGCCACGCTCCAGCAGACCGCGGGAAGGGCCGTGGGCATCGACCCGACCCTGCTGGTGGCCGCCAACACCACCGGCGGTGTCGTCGGCAAACTCATCAGCCCGCAGAACCTGACCATCGCGGCGACCGCGGTGGGACGACCGGGCACCGAGCGGATCCTGCTGCGCAAGGTCGTCGGCTACAGCGTCGCGATGCTGGCGGTCCTGTGCGTCCTGGTCGCTCTGCAGTCGCTGCCGGTGCTGTCGTGGATGGTGCCGTAG